Part of the Musa acuminata AAA Group cultivar baxijiao chromosome BXJ3-10, Cavendish_Baxijiao_AAA, whole genome shotgun sequence genome, aatATGCCTATACAAGattaaaaagaaattaaaaatcaagaaagaaaaagagaaagggatTTTGTTGAAGTaacgaaattaaatatttcacttccataaatataaagatctaAATGTACCTTCTAAAAGTATAAAGACCAATATACTAAAGATAGCTAACTAcatagataatatataattagtcctcaACTAAAATATCAAATAGATGAGAAAAAAATTCAATCCCTCCCTTCACAAGAATAAtgtataaaaagaataaaaatcttTCTTACCTTATATATGTTCTATTTTATATCGATTCTTTAGTCCTGTATTCTATCTCAATTTCACTTGATGTCTATGTTGTCTATCACAAAGAGGGATGACCACTATAGTCTACTTTGTCTTCGTATCAGATATGGAGCTGCTCCTCCTCACGTCCTGCGACTTCAACGGCAAGGCTCGACTTTTCGATGCCGTCGTGGTGGGATGACTCGCACACGAAGTACGCCACCGTCTGTACCGCCAGCTCGGAGATGAGCACCAGGCACAGCGGCGGCTGCAGCAGCCCCCGGTCGTGCCACAGGTCATGGCCGCTCTCCCCCACCATCATCTGCCGGAAGGCCTGCTCCATCGCCACGAAACAGAGGTCGAGAGCGACGAAGATGGCCGACGCCGTACATAGCATTCCTTGGATCAGCCGCGTCGCCTCAAGCCCGCGGGCGTCCTCGAGCACCGAGAAGACGCTGGACAGGTGCCAGACGACCCTGGCATTGACGATGGCGGCCAGGTAGAGCGGGTGGAGGACGAAGATGGACGAAGGCGGGACCCGCGGAGTCGTCGCCGGCGAGGAGCGCGACGGCGACGGAGTTGAGGCAACGCCAGACGCTGGGGAAGACGGCGAACACCTCCGGTGTGCAATCCATCGGCGCTACGGTTTCGCCTGTCTCGACATCGAATTGGGATTTAGAGCGAAGAAGAGATGGGAAGAAgagcgagggagagagagagacaaaaggGAAGGCATGAAAAGGCTGTGAAAGAAGGACTATTGGAATTGGGTTTGGAACGTACTTTTACGAACGTTTGGATTACTAATGATatgatattaaatatatttattacgTGTAGGCATCTATCTACATTTTGAATTAACTCATTTTATCAGATTTTTAGAACTTACATATTTTTATCAGTAACTGATATCTAATTCATCCAATTCTTAAAGATTATATCTCGATGCTATTTTTATTCTCGATCAAATCCGATCGTACATAATTAGACTGGTCCAATGCATTAATAATTACATATCTGATCCGAATTAATGGGTTAGATTATAATAATACATATAACTTTAATATTAAAGAAGCTGATGAGGAAATGTAAATAGTgattgttggtgtaaacaactttatgccgtggtctcggggccgacgcggcttggttcgggtccgaatgcgcggggacCTTGCGCGGAGTTCCTCGGAATAGCTGGGGTGGCCGATTACGATGGCCAGGGCGGGATGTTGCGTGGAGAGTAAAGCTTTTTCACAACGCTGGAAAGATGCAACCTCGCCCTTGTCCGTGCACACATGTCGGGtcagaagctcggcccgacccctccgacgatcaagttagatgatgtggaaggaGTTTTTTAGTGAAGAAGTGTCCCCCTGCTCGTTtaaaactcgggggtatttatagggcaatttagtgttacctgacgtgcctgcttgcgggaggcaggatcgtacctctgatggcgtctgacattgccattgacgttgcgtggagaaccgaactgccgaTGGGCGAACCTCGATCGTTGTATTCCTCCGCCTCGATCAAGTGTGCCGAGTCAGACGACGATGGGATCGTTGTCTAAGAGTGGATGATATCAGCACACATCGCGTCGACATTATTGCCCTCTTTTAGGGCAGAGCGTCATATAGGTATGGCTAACGTCGTGGCAATCATGtcaccatttttacccttatcagtgatcaattaattaattaatattcaaGCTTGGTTAAGGGACGtgtaaacaatcatcatttattgGGGTGCATAAATCGATAGCTCTTGAGAGGACATTTGTTTGAGCTTTTACGACATCACTAGCATCTAACAAGAAAGCAGGATTCCAATTCAATTGTCACGGAGACGAGAGTAGAATAGGATTAAGAATGCTGCTGATTTGGAAGTGCAAAGCATAGCAGTGCAGAGTACACAGATTCTTACCCAAGACGAGCCATCGCGCCTGTGATTCCTTCCACGCATTACTCTCACGATTAATTCACCATTTCTTATCCACAGAAGAAAAGAATGCATGGGGGGCTCATCGGTCAATTGCTTTTTGGAACTCCATAGATCAGTAGTCTGAATCCGAGAACTCAGGTGTTGAAGAACTCAACTGCATGCTTCTGAGATCTCCAGAACAGCCGTCGCCACCATACCTGAAAAGCCTTGCTCAGGTTCGGGCACCCGGTGCCATGCTCCGCAAAGCAGCGAAACCATTCCTCGAAAAAGCTCTGCTGCTGTTTCAATGGAAGGGTGAGCAATGCTTGCCCTAGGCTCTCCTCCAACGTTCTCATATCCAGCCCCTTGGAGCACCGCTGCAACCAGCCAAAGTCCCACAACATCGGTTGAAACCATGCTCTGAGAACGGCGAACCTCTCATCGCCATGgcattgcagctttctcctcccAAGTGCAATGAATACACTTGCTGAGATGCGGCTGAGCTCGTACCTCATCATCGGCGATGCCCTTCCGTGCATCTTGATCAGTTCCTCTTGGTTTGCCCACATGTGCACAAAATCTTCAGCCATCTCCTTTTCCATCAGGATTTCTAACAGCCAGTTGAGGTTTTCGACTTGTTTTGAGACCCTCTCGATCAGTGGCTTTGTTTCCATTCGACCCACAATGCCATGGTCTGAGGCTTCCTCAAAGAGATGGACAAGGGAATTCAAACATGAATGGCAAGTGTCATACAGCCTCTCCTTGTCGACTCCAGCAGGGTCCTTTTGGTAGACTGAGCTTTTGGATAGGAGACCGCTGACAAGAGACTGCATCTCCTTCCTTGCTTTTGTATTTGTCCCGTTCGTGACGGATTGAATAAGATGAACTGCTAGATCCTCAGGGTTATTCTGGCCTTGTGGACCCAACCTCGCTAGCATATCTTCTGAAATTGCTTCGTCAAATTTACACCTCGCAAACAAGCTCTTCAGCTTCTCCTCCTCATTCTCACTCCATGGAACAGCCTCAATGTACCTTAAGCAGGATTTCATGCCTCTGTCAAACATAATTGTCGAAGATACCTAAAATAAGAAACAAGTCATTACAATCCCATGAAGAAAGGCAGACacaaaatacattaaaaaaaaaacatgcaaTGATGTACACAAGAATAAACAAGTAAAATTGCATTTCCAAGTCACTAGAATAAAGTGCTGATAACAGATGCTTGTAGGTGTTATCTACCGGTTGAAAGGTTTTTCTGAATCTTATAATAGCTTCCATAGAAAAGAAAACCTAATTCGAACATTAGGATCCAACTTGGCTAAAAAACACTCTAATGCAATTATTCTCTCTTAAAAATACCACAAACTTCTCAAGAAGGCACAGAAGAACCACCATCAGAGTCAATTTCTAGGGAGGTCAGATGGAAGTTATAGTACTTTGACATGTAAATATTTTAGGCATAAGAACATTAAAATATTTACCTTGTTCGAATTATTCAGACAAGGGATATAAGAGCTTAGATTTGAAGAGAAAATATGTGTAAGAAAAGTAATAATCAAACTACTAAACAAAGACGAACTCTTAAAGTGTAATGGATGCCTCTCCTAAAGAATTAGTGTGAGATACTGAAAAGAGGGAACAAGAAGAAGAGGCATGTCTCTGATACTAAACTACATTTTCAAGACAATACTACTGACACTCAAATAAGCTTAGTTCCTTAAGAATAATCCTCATTGACCTCTAGAACCAAATTATGAGCACTTCCACACACATCTTCATAAATTCTGTAATTCACGACAGGCTACATATTATGAAACCGACGGAAACTCTGGTGACCAGCAAATTATCATCTAATTATCAGCAAATTACTAGTTTATGATTACAGTTTCATGCAAAACAAAGTTGCATCCCCTTGTTCCTATTCAGTGGTTTGGGTTCTGCAAGGCCAGTCAAAGGGAGTTCATCTTCCAGCATAGTTTGTTTACCTCCTAACTTGAACCCTAATTGCACAGCCTCGCTCACAATGAGACACCACAAATCGAGTTCCTTCGAGTCAAAGACTGATTGATTCAGCATCGAATGGAAATTGTAGCAGTTCTTCTGAAAGTTAACTTAAGATTTGTTCAAACCAAATTTCACATACGGATTGCATTAACATATCAACTCTCGTGCAAAAAAATTTACTTACAGATTGCATCAATATATCACCTCCCGTACCAAACAAAAGATACAGAACGGGATGAAAGAAAGGATTGACCAATTGAAAGCATCCTCACCTCAAGTATGTCGATTGCTCGGGAGACGCCTCCCTTGATCAGCCACCTCGCTGCATCCTTAGCATACATCAGCTCGATGGTCTCCTTGAAAACGTCCACATTCTCCAGACCAGAAAACTCTATCTTGCAGGAATCACCGGACGCATCCGGCACCTGCCTTGCAGATTTCGAAAGCATCGCTGCCAAAAGCGCACTGCTTTCGGACAGAATCCCCGGCTCCAGCTCCAGCACCAGGCACCTCCCATCTTTCCCCTTCAAACTAAGCTTCAACTCCGAGCCGCTCTCCCCGAAGCACGCCCTATTCTCCGCATCCGGATTCTCCGACGCCAAAGACCTGTCCTTCGAGACCGGATCTGGCCGCTCCGGCTCCAACTTGGCGATCACGGAGGCGATCGACACGGAGTCGGAGATTTCTGGCAGTGGGCCCAGGGGGGCGTCGGAGTCGATGGGGGAGACCCTACCGGGGGAGAGGATCCGGCGGCGGTCGATGATGCCGAGGCCGAGCCTGCTGGTGGGGGAGGGGGAGCTATGGAGGGAGCCAGGGCAGGGCGTCTTGGGCGGGGGCTTGGAGGGGCGGCGCCGGGGGTGGGGGCAGTCGTGTCTCGGGCGGTCAGGGCTCTGGGTGGAAGCTGCGAATGTGCAGCATAGCGCGCGGCGGAGGCCCGGGGACCGCCGGCGGGCGTCCGCCATGGCTTCGCAGAAAGCTGCTGGGAAggactagggttagggttggggcggGGCGGGGGCTTTCTTTGGATTCCTTTGCCTCGCTCTGCCGTGCTTCGTCCTTCCGGGGAAGTAAAAGATGCTTCGCGACACAAGTGGGGGAACGGTACGGATCCACTACAGTGGAAGGTGCAGGGAGCGAAGCCTGCAATGGGAGAGAGGTGAGTACACGTGGACTCTAAGTGGCGGAAAGGACAGGTCACGTGCATGCGGGGGAAGGTGATAAGGCCCGCTGCTGCCTTGCCAGTACAGGTGGCAACATGCATGGGTGTGGGATGGCCATGAAAGAGTAGGACCAGCGCATGAAACCATAGCATATGGAAATGGTCCCTTCTCTCATCAATAATGTTTCGGGACAAAAGTCATGGTTGATTTCATCCAATAAAATGGGACAACATAATACATCAGAAATATGATTTGAATCGTCGACCCAATCTAATGCAACTCATCCACGTCTCAATTTAATGTGACAAATTCTTTTTAATCTTATGTTGATTAACGTATCATGTTGTTAACTTAATGAATAAATATTATTGCAGCTCGAATGGACAACTCTGACCTTCCATCTCGAATTGATAACTAAAGTTTGACTCATCTCATCCGAATGTCAAAGCTAATTTCAAATGGGTATCACCAAAAAAAATTGTAACTACCGGTCAAaataaaaacgaaaaaaaa contains:
- the LOC135650625 gene encoding uncharacterized protein LOC135650625 encodes the protein MAMSDAIRASGVASTPSPSRSSPATTPRVPPSSIFVLHPLYLAAIVNARVVWHLSSVFSVLEDARGLEATRLIQGMLCTASAIFVALDLCFVAMEQAFRQMMVGESGHDLWHDRGLLQPPLCLVLISELAVQTVAYFVCESSHHDGIEKSSLAVEVAGREEEQLHI
- the LOC103999981 gene encoding BTB/POZ domain-containing protein At2g13690, which encodes MADARRRSPGLRRALCCTFAASTQSPDRPRHDCPHPRRRPSKPPPKTPCPGSLHSSPSPTSRLGLGIIDRRRILSPGRVSPIDSDAPLGPLPEISDSVSIASVIAKLEPERPDPVSKDRSLASENPDAENRACFGESGSELKLSLKGKDGRCLVLELEPGILSESSALLAAMLSKSARQVPDASGDSCKIEFSGLENVDVFKETIELMYAKDAARWLIKGGVSRAIDILEVSSTIMFDRGMKSCLRYIEAVPWSENEEEKLKSLFARCKFDEAISEDMLARLGPQGQNNPEDLAVHLIQSVTNGTNTKARKEMQSLVSGLLSKSSVYQKDPAGVDKERLYDTCHSCLNSLVHLFEEASDHGIVGRMETKPLIERVSKQVENLNWLLEILMEKEMAEDFVHMWANQEELIKMHGRASPMMRYELSRISASVFIALGRRKLQCHGDERFAVLRAWFQPMLWDFGWLQRCSKGLDMRTLEESLGQALLTLPLKQQQSFFEEWFRCFAEHGTGCPNLSKAFQVWWRRLFWRSQKHAVEFFNT